Proteins encoded by one window of Musa acuminata AAA Group cultivar baxijiao chromosome BXJ2-9, Cavendish_Baxijiao_AAA, whole genome shotgun sequence:
- the LOC135622149 gene encoding uncharacterized protein LOC135622149, which translates to MFLHSLLMQEQKQPQQRKPWYGRVMEVIILWKSATRSPTARPSTGTAADSSKQKLGRCSSLKVASSFTRVCLCAPMSSYNEVFRADAPSRRSYSCPRSKSPPERWMASTRGSAEGRRVFRGKSLTDNKLMRRFVVEEEAMMQLRRRNQMEFMRKRNATRRKRIGPSPLSRMVMAEEE; encoded by the exons ATGTTTCTCCACTCCCTGTTGATGCAAGAGCAGAAGCAGCCACAACAGAG AAAGCCATGGTATGGAAGGGTGATGGAGGTCATAATTCTCTGGAAGTCTGCAACAAGATCTCCAACAGCAAGGCCTAGTACCGGAACTGCTGCCGACTCCAGCAAGCAGAAGCTGGGAAGATGCAGCTCTCTGAAGGTAGCCTCTTCGTTCACCCGAGTCTGCCTCTGTGCTCCCATGTCTTCCTACAACGAGGTGTTTCGAGCCGATGCGCCGTCGCGGAGAAGCTACAGTTGCCCGAGGTCGAAGTCACCGCCGGAGCGATGGATGGCGAGCACGCGAGGGTCCGCCGAGGGCCGAAGAGTGTTCAGGGGGAAGTCTTTGACGGATAACAAGCTGATGCGGAGGttcgtggtggaggaggaggcgatGATGCAGCTGAGGAGGAGGAACCAGATGGAGTTCATGAGGAAGAGGAATGccacgaggaggaagaggatcggGCCGAGTCCTCTCAGCAGGATGGTGATGGCCGAGGAAGAGTAG
- the LOC103997473 gene encoding uncharacterized protein LOC103997473 isoform X1, translating into MGASANPSGNPDGANGGPLPGSGAGGGGGGGGASVPGNPSNGTMAAGAAVAGPAQALKHDPGLSIEWSSEEQVILEEGLSKYASESIIVRYAKIATQLRDKTVRDVALRCRWLTKKENSKRRKEDHNLTRKSKDKKERVTETSAKSSAHLGTRPNVLLYTPPMLPVDDDDFSYTAIGGQTGELLENNSEAFTKISANFANLRMQDNINLFCQTRDNILAILKENPFWDTSNLASIFCQMFISFSVRGTRPLSLIHDKSKIVSLKELLGTDTSSWYCLKYLAHYSVFLAGEE; encoded by the exons ATGGGAGCCAGCGCAAACCCGTCGGGGAACCCGGATGGAGCCAACGGCGGTCCCTTACCTGGAAGCGGCgccggcggcggtggcggaggtgGTGGCGCGTCGGTTCCCGGAAACCCTAGCAATGGCACCATGGCGGCGGGGGCGGCAGTAGCAGGGCCCGCGCAGGCGCTGAAGCATGACCCGGGGCTGTCGATCGAGTGGTCCTCGGAGGAGCAGGTCATCTTGGAAGAAGGGCTTAGCAA ATATGCATCTGAATCAATCATAGTGCGTTATGCAAAAATTGCCACTCAGTTACGGGACAAGACAGTCCGTGATGTGGCCTTACGGTGCAGATGGCTGACG AAAAAGGAGAACAGTAAGAGAAGGAAAGAGGACCATAACTTGACAAGGAAAAGTAAAGATAAGAAG GAGAGAGTTACAGAAACTTCTGCTAAATCATCAGCGCACCTTGGGACACGACCTAATGTTCTTCTGTATACTCCGCCAATGCTTCCTGTGGATGATGATGATTTTTCATATACAG CAATTGGTGGTCAAACAGGAGAGCTTCTTGAGAATAATTCAGAGGCCTTCACTAAAATATCAGCAAACTTCGCTAACTTAAGG ATGCAGGATAACATCAATTTATTTTGCCAAACGCGGGACAACATACTTGCAATCTTGAAAGA gaACCCTTTTTGGGATACCTCaaatttagcatcaattttttgtcaaatgtttatatcattcagtgTGAGAGGAACTAGACCACTGTCTCTCATCCATGATAAAAGCAAAATTGTCTCATTAAAAGAATTGCTGGGGACAGATACTTCAAGTTGGTATTGTCTGAAATATTTGGCTCATTACTCTGTCTTTCTAGCTGGTGAAGAATAG
- the LOC103997474 gene encoding uncharacterized protein LOC103997474 isoform X1, which translates to MMSDDGEDTGWMCGRAGMVNLHRVSSIVREIGEPCRYHSSAKFLMKQRNKMLKPEKWQSNFASDGKIIGFQKALKLIVVGGVDASIRAEVWEFLLGCYALSSTAECRRQLRMARRERYADLIKQCQMMHSSIGTGNLAYVVGSRVMDVRTLSKDNVNGKAVTTSEYASHDAADKLDTYTDMDIDTTYLYQKKSSDNSTDLASARMSTDSAAFNYGSRNSESEINEPQYDSESLFDFPPLPVTNLFQKNGDDKRESKKHGNGTSVSEGTASKVQRMYSFQINNNVDPTTESDFPSASNNVSYFNSDSQKCLEGTKEKMLEKDVVNGLRISDIPEAAMVDKTTTNGLVTKEDRVSEWLWTLHRIVVDVVRTDSHLEFYGDSKNMARMSDILAVYAWVDPATGYCQGMSDLLSPFVVLYEDNADAFWCFEMLLRRMRENFQMEGPTGVMKQLQTLWKILELIDAEIFGHLRLIGAESLHFAFRMLLVLFRRELSFDEALRMWEMMWAADFDESLCQQLEKICLKPLFVQLRESSRGQMRSDETECSKKKLKARSRCSSGESFAQYSNGARPISVRPFCGLSSANCWAENDQLQPCSMSVSTRNNSDGLPVFCVAAILIINRQKIMRETHSIDDVIKMFNDNKLKINVKRCIRMAIKVRKKYFYKLIKKTSSGRLEQ; encoded by the exons ATGATGTCTGATGACGGAGAGGATACAGGATGGATGTGTGGCAGGGCTGGTATGGTGAACCTTCACCGAGTTAGCTCTATAGTAAGAGAGATTGGAGAACCATGCCGGTATCACTCGTCTGCCAAG TTTCTTATGAAGCAGAGAAATAAAATGCTCAAGCCAGAAAAGTGGCAATCAAATTTTGCCAGCGATGGGAAGATTATAGGTTTTCAAAAAGCACTTAAATTGATTGTCGTAGGG GGTGTAGATGCATCAATAAGGGCAGAAGTCTGGGAATTTCTACTTGGTTGTTATGCTTTGAGCAGTACTGCTGAATGTCGGAGGCAATTAAGGATGGCCCGAAG GGAACGCTATGCAGATTTAATCAAGCAATGCCAAATGATGCACTCAAGCATTGGTACTGGTAACCTTGCCTATGTTGTTGGGTCCAGAGTCATGGATGTAAGGACTCTATCTAAAGATAATGTTAATGGGAAAGCAGTGACTACAAGTGAGTATGCTTCTCATGATGCTGCTGATAAGCTGGATACATATACTGATATGGATATTGATACAACATATTTGTATCAAAAGAAGAGCTCTGATAATTCAACTGATTTAGCCAGCGCCAGGATGAGCACTGATAGCGCTGCTTTTAATTATGGTTCAAGAAACTCAGAGAGTGAAATTAATGAACCACAGTATGACAGCGAGAGTCTTTTTGATTTTCCTCCGCTTCCCGTAACTAATTTATTTCAGAAAAATGGTGATGATAAGAGAGAAAGTAAGAAGCATGGTAATGGTACTTCTGTTTCTGAAGGTACAGCGTCGAAGGTTCAACGCATGTATAGCTTCCAAATTAACAACAATGTGGATCCGACTACAGAATCAGATTTTCCGTCTGCGAGCAACAATGTTTCTTACTTTAATTCAGATTCTCAAAAGTGTCTTGAAGGGACAAAAGAAAAGATGTTAGAAAAGGATGTTGTCAATGGGTTGCGGATATCAGACATTCCAGAGGCAGCTATGGTAGACAAGACAACGACAAATGGATTGGTCACTAAGGAAGATAGAGTTTCTGAGTGGCTATGGACACTCCATCGAATTG TTGTCGATGTTGTGAGGACAGATAGTCATCTTGAGTTTTATGGGGACTCAAAAAATATGGCCAGAATGTCAGATATTCTTGCTGTCTATGCATGGGTTGATCCAGCCACTGGGTACTGCCAAG GAATGAGTGATTTGCTTTCTCCCTTTGTTGTACTTTATGAGGACAATGCTGATGCTTTTTGGTGCTTTGAGATGCTTCTCCGAAGAATG CGTGAAAATTTTCAGATGGAAGGGCCAACTGGAGTCATGAAACAATTACAGACATTATGGAAGATCTTGGAACTAATAGATGCAGAAATTTTTGGACATCTTAGACTCATAGGTGCTGAAAGTCTTCATTTTGCTTTTCGAATGTTGCTGGTTCTTTTTCGTCGGGAACTTTCTTTTGATGAGGCACTTCGTATGTGGGAG ATGATGTGGGCtgctgattttgatgaatctctaTGTCAGCAATTAGAGAAAATTTGTCTTAAACCATTATTTGTTCAACTCAGAGAAAGTTCGAGGGGACAGATGAGATCAGATGAGACAGAATGCAGTAAAAAAAAACTGAAGGCACGATCCCGATGCAGTAGTGGTGAATCTTTTGCACAGTATAGCAATGGGGCAAGACCGATTTCAGTCCGTCCATTTTGTGGTCTGTCTAGTGCGAATTGCTGGGCAGAGAATGATCAGCTGCAGCCTTGCAGCATGTCTGTATCAACAAGAAACAACAGTGATGGATTGCCAGTCTTCTGTGTAGCTGCTATTCTTATCATCAACCGCCAAAAGATTATGAGAGAAACACACTCGATTGATGATGTGATAAAG ATGTTTAATGACAACAAGCTGAAAATCAATGTGAAAAGATGCATACGTATGGCAATCAAAGTAAGGAAGAAGTATTTTTACAAG TTGATAAAGAAAACAAGTTCAGGACGTTTGGAGCAATGA
- the LOC103997473 gene encoding uncharacterized protein LOC103997473 isoform X2 gives MGASANPSGNPDGANGGPLPGSGAGGGGGGGGASVPGNPSNGTMAAGAAVAGPAQALKHDPGLSIEWSSEEQVILEEGLSKYASESIIVRYAKIATQLRDKTVRDVALRCRWLTKKENSKRRKEDHNLTRKSKDKKERVTETSAKSSAHLGTRPNVLLYTPPMLPVDDDDFSYTAIGGQTGELLENNSEAFTKISANFANLRMQDNINLFCQTRDNILAILKDLNDMPEIMKQMPPLPVKLNEELANSILPRTTMPM, from the exons ATGGGAGCCAGCGCAAACCCGTCGGGGAACCCGGATGGAGCCAACGGCGGTCCCTTACCTGGAAGCGGCgccggcggcggtggcggaggtgGTGGCGCGTCGGTTCCCGGAAACCCTAGCAATGGCACCATGGCGGCGGGGGCGGCAGTAGCAGGGCCCGCGCAGGCGCTGAAGCATGACCCGGGGCTGTCGATCGAGTGGTCCTCGGAGGAGCAGGTCATCTTGGAAGAAGGGCTTAGCAA ATATGCATCTGAATCAATCATAGTGCGTTATGCAAAAATTGCCACTCAGTTACGGGACAAGACAGTCCGTGATGTGGCCTTACGGTGCAGATGGCTGACG AAAAAGGAGAACAGTAAGAGAAGGAAAGAGGACCATAACTTGACAAGGAAAAGTAAAGATAAGAAG GAGAGAGTTACAGAAACTTCTGCTAAATCATCAGCGCACCTTGGGACACGACCTAATGTTCTTCTGTATACTCCGCCAATGCTTCCTGTGGATGATGATGATTTTTCATATACAG CAATTGGTGGTCAAACAGGAGAGCTTCTTGAGAATAATTCAGAGGCCTTCACTAAAATATCAGCAAACTTCGCTAACTTAAGG ATGCAGGATAACATCAATTTATTTTGCCAAACGCGGGACAACATACTTGCAATCTTGAAAGA TTTGAATGATATGCCTGAAATAATGAAGCAGATGCCACCACTTCCGGTGAAGTTAAATGAAGAGCTTGCCAACTCAATCCTGCCGAGGACAACCATGCCAATGTAG
- the LOC103997474 gene encoding uncharacterized protein LOC103997474 isoform X2 — MMSDDGEDTGWMCGRAGMVNLHRVSSIVREIGEPCRYHSSAKRNKMLKPEKWQSNFASDGKIIGFQKALKLIVVGGVDASIRAEVWEFLLGCYALSSTAECRRQLRMARRERYADLIKQCQMMHSSIGTGNLAYVVGSRVMDVRTLSKDNVNGKAVTTSEYASHDAADKLDTYTDMDIDTTYLYQKKSSDNSTDLASARMSTDSAAFNYGSRNSESEINEPQYDSESLFDFPPLPVTNLFQKNGDDKRESKKHGNGTSVSEGTASKVQRMYSFQINNNVDPTTESDFPSASNNVSYFNSDSQKCLEGTKEKMLEKDVVNGLRISDIPEAAMVDKTTTNGLVTKEDRVSEWLWTLHRIVVDVVRTDSHLEFYGDSKNMARMSDILAVYAWVDPATGYCQGMSDLLSPFVVLYEDNADAFWCFEMLLRRMRENFQMEGPTGVMKQLQTLWKILELIDAEIFGHLRLIGAESLHFAFRMLLVLFRRELSFDEALRMWEMMWAADFDESLCQQLEKICLKPLFVQLRESSRGQMRSDETECSKKKLKARSRCSSGESFAQYSNGARPISVRPFCGLSSANCWAENDQLQPCSMSVSTRNNSDGLPVFCVAAILIINRQKIMRETHSIDDVIKMFNDNKLKINVKRCIRMAIKVRKKYFYKLIKKTSSGRLEQ, encoded by the exons ATGATGTCTGATGACGGAGAGGATACAGGATGGATGTGTGGCAGGGCTGGTATGGTGAACCTTCACCGAGTTAGCTCTATAGTAAGAGAGATTGGAGAACCATGCCGGTATCACTCGTCTGCCAAG AGAAATAAAATGCTCAAGCCAGAAAAGTGGCAATCAAATTTTGCCAGCGATGGGAAGATTATAGGTTTTCAAAAAGCACTTAAATTGATTGTCGTAGGG GGTGTAGATGCATCAATAAGGGCAGAAGTCTGGGAATTTCTACTTGGTTGTTATGCTTTGAGCAGTACTGCTGAATGTCGGAGGCAATTAAGGATGGCCCGAAG GGAACGCTATGCAGATTTAATCAAGCAATGCCAAATGATGCACTCAAGCATTGGTACTGGTAACCTTGCCTATGTTGTTGGGTCCAGAGTCATGGATGTAAGGACTCTATCTAAAGATAATGTTAATGGGAAAGCAGTGACTACAAGTGAGTATGCTTCTCATGATGCTGCTGATAAGCTGGATACATATACTGATATGGATATTGATACAACATATTTGTATCAAAAGAAGAGCTCTGATAATTCAACTGATTTAGCCAGCGCCAGGATGAGCACTGATAGCGCTGCTTTTAATTATGGTTCAAGAAACTCAGAGAGTGAAATTAATGAACCACAGTATGACAGCGAGAGTCTTTTTGATTTTCCTCCGCTTCCCGTAACTAATTTATTTCAGAAAAATGGTGATGATAAGAGAGAAAGTAAGAAGCATGGTAATGGTACTTCTGTTTCTGAAGGTACAGCGTCGAAGGTTCAACGCATGTATAGCTTCCAAATTAACAACAATGTGGATCCGACTACAGAATCAGATTTTCCGTCTGCGAGCAACAATGTTTCTTACTTTAATTCAGATTCTCAAAAGTGTCTTGAAGGGACAAAAGAAAAGATGTTAGAAAAGGATGTTGTCAATGGGTTGCGGATATCAGACATTCCAGAGGCAGCTATGGTAGACAAGACAACGACAAATGGATTGGTCACTAAGGAAGATAGAGTTTCTGAGTGGCTATGGACACTCCATCGAATTG TTGTCGATGTTGTGAGGACAGATAGTCATCTTGAGTTTTATGGGGACTCAAAAAATATGGCCAGAATGTCAGATATTCTTGCTGTCTATGCATGGGTTGATCCAGCCACTGGGTACTGCCAAG GAATGAGTGATTTGCTTTCTCCCTTTGTTGTACTTTATGAGGACAATGCTGATGCTTTTTGGTGCTTTGAGATGCTTCTCCGAAGAATG CGTGAAAATTTTCAGATGGAAGGGCCAACTGGAGTCATGAAACAATTACAGACATTATGGAAGATCTTGGAACTAATAGATGCAGAAATTTTTGGACATCTTAGACTCATAGGTGCTGAAAGTCTTCATTTTGCTTTTCGAATGTTGCTGGTTCTTTTTCGTCGGGAACTTTCTTTTGATGAGGCACTTCGTATGTGGGAG ATGATGTGGGCtgctgattttgatgaatctctaTGTCAGCAATTAGAGAAAATTTGTCTTAAACCATTATTTGTTCAACTCAGAGAAAGTTCGAGGGGACAGATGAGATCAGATGAGACAGAATGCAGTAAAAAAAAACTGAAGGCACGATCCCGATGCAGTAGTGGTGAATCTTTTGCACAGTATAGCAATGGGGCAAGACCGATTTCAGTCCGTCCATTTTGTGGTCTGTCTAGTGCGAATTGCTGGGCAGAGAATGATCAGCTGCAGCCTTGCAGCATGTCTGTATCAACAAGAAACAACAGTGATGGATTGCCAGTCTTCTGTGTAGCTGCTATTCTTATCATCAACCGCCAAAAGATTATGAGAGAAACACACTCGATTGATGATGTGATAAAG ATGTTTAATGACAACAAGCTGAAAATCAATGTGAAAAGATGCATACGTATGGCAATCAAAGTAAGGAAGAAGTATTTTTACAAG TTGATAAAGAAAACAAGTTCAGGACGTTTGGAGCAATGA